From Malaya genurostris strain Urasoe2022 chromosome 2, Malgen_1.1, whole genome shotgun sequence:
ACGAAAATTGAGTTTTGGATGTTTGTTTCGACTATTTTCAATGTGACAACATCTTCGCTTGCATATTTGATCAGTAAGTGATCATCGTCAAGAAGTTGCATTTTCCACATGCGAAGATTTCTGTACTCATCAAAACGACGATAGAATTTACGCAAAGCTAGCGTATCTTCGTCAGTATCGACTTTAATTTTGGCCTGATGAAAAAGAAAGACTAGCATCCGGTGCTTTAAACTGTTGATTGTGGGTTCTCGAAATGCACGAAGGTTGAAAAAATTCCCGGATCGACCTGTTGCTGTACCAAGACCGTACAGATAGCTCTCATCCGGGCAACAAAATCGGCCAATTGTTCGTTCCATGATAAATGTGCCTTCGGCAATTGAGTATATGTAAACCGTCTGGTGCTGAATCGACAGTATTGCTAGTGTATCGTTATATAGATACACTCCTTGATTATGAGACAGAATAATTTTATCCACCTTGAAATCCTTTGAGTCCGAAATACGACCGTTTTGGAGATCTATAATGTAAAGTGTATAATCCTCCAGGGGACAGGTGGCGGTCGGTTTAATCGCTTCATTGTTTGTGTACAGCTCATAGAAATGGGGACGATTCTCCTCCGGAATGAACACAGCTGCCCCAATTATCACATACCTTCCGTCATTGGTAAATAAACTACATTCACGATTCAACTGTTTCTCGTTGTTTTCCATATTAACGATATGTCTAATCTGCATACGAAAAATTAGAATAGAAGAAACTGTTTGTTAACTGTATCAATTACCTTAAATAACTTGTCGAAAATTTGACTTCGAATGTCGTAGCTTCTTCCCCCGGTACCGTCATTGATTATTAGTTCTGTATCTTCCCAATCCTGGAATAGACTGGCAGCCGCCGAACATCCCATATACTGATAAATTTCCAGTGAGGCTTGATCCGATGAAAAAGCAATTAAAAATCTACCATCTGGACTGAATTTTCGTAGATAGCACGGTGGTTTCTCTACGTTAACTATAGTGAGATTTGGATACACATTTTGATAGAACTCGCGCACCATGTGTTGTGGTGACTTTACGCCTAGACCCATCTCCCGATAGCGCAATCGATGCACAATATTCTGTGAATGTAATCGACGAAATTTAATACGTTCTGAGCAAACGACATCTTGTGGGTCATTTTTAGAGCTTGTTGAGCTATTCATACCAATCTTCAGTAAGAACTAATATTTCAATTTAAACCAAATTTAATCAACTTTTGTAATACTACTTTAATAGCTTTTGGATTGCGGTAAACGGCACGGAGCCCATCACAAAACCGGCTGTGTTTTGATGTGATGGGCAAggatgccaggttattttttcaaaaatcttacacgagaattatttatgtaatttttaatgattactaGGTACACTGataataatttgcacgctagcatcatgtgcaaatcATTTGATCAATCTctgcttgtagaacacatgaaattcatggaaatatgaaCTTAACTCAGAAAATGAgtgtaaaattattgatattcagtggaaatcatgctacgtttatatgaaatgcacaAAAACCATCAGATATATCGTaacctctagattctatatgcatttcatatgaatgtcacattgttttccacatagatttcaattaaAACAGAGTTGACTGATTCAAGTgatttgcacatacatttgtgctgtacttattcccactagaaaatgaagtgtataACACATGttgttcgattcaatagcaaaacatatCACATCCAAagaaaaaacacatcaaaggtaagtgaaaaataatctaatcttgcgtcttagtgaatttgcacatgaaatcttggaACAAAttgctttggttatgtattgatatGAAAAGCATAATTAATTTAGGtggtgtttacatatgaatcgattgtGCATTTTTATTAAACCGAATTACATGGGTTTCATGAATTTCGTGTGTTCTACATgtagtgatagttcaaatgctttgcacttGATTCTagtgtgcaaattattttcagtataGATGACAAactggatgtttttgatagggccatcatgacatatgcgagtattgtccgaactaaaggaatattcgaaatgaccgttaaaatgattaaaaaatccaATATGAGTGTTCTGACTGTTAGTCTGAGTTAATAATTGTCGTGTAAGGGTTGTTAATTAttatttctcggttaatttttcaaaagggcgtataagcaagtgacagtttctctttaatcactttctctttcgattattgtgatgtgattagaaatattttctttgatatcactattctgtatgAAAGTTGAAAgactcgggtatcatttcatgcaaagagttgagtgataaacgtggaaaccgcttggtaattaatagaagagaaagtaaacaaagagaaactgtcacttgcttatacgcccttttgaaaaattaaccaagATACATGTAGCGAaacattgctgcttgaaactactaaacatgataatcaattttactcagtgggttagtttgtttcgaacattttgataaaaacaacaaatattttacttgtgcgtacctgtcaatttcttgacaaacaatttcacagtgaattcaatttgaaaaaattgttatgAATGAAGGAACTTTAGATAAAGTTAAGAATTGTTGcgctttaaattcacaaacattttagttgaaataaattacctcaaatttagctatttcaactaacgcttttgtttgttgaaacattacatttttgtttgtttttaaaaataaaataatttctttcaaactaataatTTACAAGGTAGTttttgatactacttttatttatatttgtattcgttttaaaattcctgaaaaaacaattattttcaattttgaaatttttaagatGTTTCGTCTTTGCCGTTGCTAGATGGTCGATTCGCATACCACAATTCGATGCTCCATCAGTCCGGCCAAAATAAAGATCCTGCATCAAataatttatgtaaaaaaaatgtgttatgtaatgacatacaaatttctaaaatattcctAATTATCAATACGTACACTTGAGTTGTTGAAAACCTCCTAGGAAATGAAAGAATGCTTTGGTTTATGCGCGCGAGAAAAAATTGCTCTGgtttatatgaaaaataaaactaatatgGACCATATTAGTAAtagtaaacttagttgtatcattacacaaataagatcatagatctATTGAACcaaatgttttcttcatataaaggtatagcaggattgagtcaacaaggacattgccgataacattaactaaactttggttgacatgcaataaatagttagtttatttcaacaataaacttagcttgaaaaaatatatcattgtttttgttgaagggagaaattggtttgtaacaatcatattctagcttgaaatgaatataaatcaaatttgaaaaactactaactgttttgttattttaaacatgctcaatttctctgcgtgtggcagccagcagaagtcgcgcctttttttgagaacggctaataagccatccatcaacattcactttaaagagtaatttcgaatgacttggcactcgctgagagtaagtcataatagtaaacggcaggaaaaagttttctctttcgtctggtgttaaatttaatactctatctttcatagctcgcttgcaatttctttcgaaggtggaagttgacaggtggcttattggccgttctcaaaaaaaaaaacgcgtgaagtGTAAACGCGGCAATACCATTGGAATGTGACAGTTCGTTTGGCTCcctaaagcggcccttacacgagcattacttttgtcatttttaattatgatcaagtaatgatgtatgtatttgatagaaatctcgtcattactgcaccattacaagttcattaaaatgatattattttttagtaatgacatttgtaatgactcgtgtaagggccgcttaaggAGTATTCGCCGGTCTATTTcttaagcagcccttacacgtgacaatattattgtcaatccaaagtattgtcaataccgtcaatccaattggcttggtaacttgagtccgcgtttttcgaaaaaatcatgcgtttggagctttaaatattgcaactgaatataGTAACATTGAGAGAAACGGTCATTGTACATATTTAActgtttcctctctggagagaaagtattgtaggattgatgagcaggtttgattttttgacaatattttcgtcaatccaatgaagtttccattacacgatcaaaagtattgtcaatactccttgtattgacaataatattgtctcgtgtaaagcagcccttacacgaggcaatattattgtcaatacaaggagtattgacaatacttttgatcgtgtaatggaaacttcattggattgacgaaaatattgtcaaaaaatcaaaactgctcatcaatccgacaatactttctctccagagaggaaacagTTAAATATGTACAATGACCGTTTCTCTCAATGTTACtatattcagttgcaatatttaaagctccaaacgcatgattttttcgaaaaacgcggactcaagttaccaagccaattggattgacggtattgacaatactttggattgacaataatattgtcacgtgtaagggctgcttaagGGCAGCTTTATGAGAGTCTGTAGTTTCaaccagagttaccatattctctgattttttatttctattttttttgccTAATTTGCcacacagaacacagattttatccaaattcacagatttctacagatttttatgaatatttcataaaaatgcagattttcaaaatgtttttcccagatttttacagattatgatcgaaaatattcaacacagatttttcaaattgaaacacAGATTTGAAAATTGCAACTCTGGTTTCaacttcaaaaagtaaacaaataaattaTTGCCTGTTGAATTGTGCTTGGTATATTCAGACGTTGTAATTTATCGACATATTAAATTTTGCTTAGTATTATTAAATATTTTGTACTTAGTATGGAGGAATATTTGATAAAATACTACGAGGAAGAAATATccgatctgttgaacaactcAGATGATATAATTCACGTTTCTTTGACTGTAAAGTAATTTAGAATCCAATCGATGTATTTTTTCACCTAATAACTTTTGGCTTTTGATATGACAGTTTGGCACGTCTCCAACGAAAACAACTGGCACTATACGATGCCTTACTTCGTGATTCTCGTCAAGAACTACCTAAGTGGAATGCCAGTTTAATAGAGGCCCAAAAATATCTTGTCGAGGGAAATAAGTTTCTTGAGGCTGGCTtccaaatcaaacaaaactgttatgTGCGGTTCGTTAATATGCCACCGACAAGCGTCCAGGTGGTGCACAATGTAGCATTCCCGAACAACGATCATGTTGGACATTTTCTACAGGTAAAAGGTAGAGTGTTTCGAATGAGTCAGGCTAATTTTCTGGAGTTCAAACGAGAGTATGTTTGTAACCGGTGTCGGCACGAGTTTACGATAGAAGCCCAGTACGAACAAAGTTACGTATTTGATGTGCCCCGAAGTTGTCCGATGGCACTAGAAACTGGATGCAAAGGTTTTCCTGAGCAAAAAAGTGCACAGCCCCATACGGACTATTGCCGACATTCGCAGGTATTCATAGTTCTAGTAATTTCATAGGTTCAGTATCAACTATAAATGATTTTCAGGAGGTACGTATTCAGGAGATTCAAAGCGATAAAAATATTCCCACAATGTTGGTTATAACGCTTGAAAATGATCTGGTAGACAGTTGCCAACCGGGAGATTGTGTAACCATTGTTGGGACAGTGGAGCGTCGCTGGAGACCGCTGGTTGCAGGCAGAAAGACTGTAGCCACCGTATCAATGCTTGCTAATAGTGTATGCAAGGACGACACCAAGATGGCATCGGGGAAAGAATTACCAGAACATCTTGTTCTCACCAAAGCTGACTGGCAAAACACTGTCAAAGATATAGGAGAATCAGCAGCGCGAGATTTACTGGTGCAATCGATATGCCCGGAAATATACGGAATGTATCCCGTTAAACTTGCCTTAGCTCTTTCGTTAGCCAGTTGTACAGATAGATACATTGGTTGTGAAACGGCCGTTCGGGGACATTCACATTTGTTGCTCATTGGTGATCCAGGAATGGCGAAATCGAGGCTCCTAAAACGTGTTTCAGAAATCGCAGTGCGATCGATATTCACGACCGGAGTGGGGTGCTCGACAGCCGGGTTAACAGCGGCTGCTGTGAAGGAAAACGGCGAATGGCAATTGGAAGCGGGAGCACTGGTTCTAGCCGATGGCGGCGTTTGTTGTATCGATGAATTCAATCTTATGCGCGAAATAGACAAGGGATCACTgcacgaagcgatggaacaacaAAGAATCAGCATGGCAAAGGCGGGATTGGTTTGTAAGCTGAGCTCAAGATGTGTTGTATTGGCCGCAACCAATCCCAAACATTTATACTCGATGATTGAAATAGGGCAAACGTCGAATTTAGGAGTCGGAGGACCTTTGTTAAGTCGATTTGATGTTGTTTTATCACTAAGTGCCTCAGATGATGTTAACTGGCATAGTCCGATGTCCAATCACGTTTTATCGCTCGCGGTTGTCGAAGAATCACGGGAAAGATATGCACAAACACCTTCGGGAGGGCACTGGGAATTGGAACGACTACAGACTCATTTCCAGGCGATTCGAGACATTCATCCAAAAATATCGAATGATGCGAATACCATACTATGTAAGATATTTATttgaccattgcatggctggtaccAAAACCTAAACTAAATGACTTAATTTGCGTTATTCTGATTACAAGTTTATGCGCTTTTTTGTTTCAGCTGCCTACTATAAACGTTGTCGGTTAAATTCAGATGGTACATTGGCTCGTACAACCGTTCGATTATTGGACAGTTTAGTTCGTATTTCTCAAGCCCATACTCGCCTGATGTTCCGTGAGGAAGTCACTGCTCTGGATGCCCTAGTCGCCGTTCGCCTTATGGATTCCAGCTGGGGCTTCGGAAAAATATTTCGTCCAATTGATCTGCTTAGAGCTCCGCTTCCGCTCGGGCCGGATTCGGCGGAAATAGCAGAGATGCTACAGATATTACAGCTGAGCAAATTAGTTCAAGAGATCCGCGTCGAGCAAGTAGATAGATCCAAACTAAACCAGTACCAGCAGAAATTGGCAGCGACAGCTAAAAAAAAGGATGCAACTCCGGTCAATAAATGGGATACTGTTAGCGTAAGTCCCATGAGTAAATTTGCAGAGCTAGTTCTTCGAGATttggataataataataagagcgACAACAAACCTGCAGCCACGGACATCGATCCGAATCGGTTTCAATCACAAAAGCGAAGCACATCGGATGTTGGTGACCTGTATTCGAAATACTCATTTAcgcaaaatagaaaaaatgccactaaaaaaattaaagttAGTGAACCGACGAGACTTCATTCGTCAAAAAAAGTTGCTTCCAAAAATACAATGCCACTTGATGCCAGTTTGAAGGAAAATTTAGGAAATGGTGAACTGGATTGTATACTGAGCAGCTTGCGTCAAAACTTCATGAAGGAACTTTCGAAAGCTACCCAGCCGAATATAGAAGAAATTATTCCTCAAAGTAGTCAAGTGACCAGCAGTGGAAGATCTCAAACATTACGGGAAGAGTCTTTCAACGCTATGCTTGATGTAAGTAATCTGTTGGATGACGATGAACTGGCCACCAATGACAGTCAACAAAAAAACATACAAACCGCCATCAGTCTAGCATCAACAGAAACCGGCCTCAGCGTTTTCAATGATTGTACACTCGTACGGACAAATTCCGTTGAGACATTCCCGTCTATTCAGTTAAATAGAGACCATACTCCGTTGGTTAATCCTATCGCAGAGAAAGCAACGATTTCATACAATTCGATGAATAAATTCCAATTCAAACGGCCACAAAAAGATCAGCTGAGAGTTTCGCAGATGTTGACACCATCTGCGTCTGCGAAATTTCCTGCAAATGCAAGTGCCCCCTTTTTAAATATTAAATCATTAAGAGATGAATCTGATCGTCGATTTACATGTGAAAACCAAAATAACGCGACAGATTCACTTTGTTCGACCTATTCCAATACAGTTATGGCCTCGGAAGCGAAAGAGTCTGTATCTCGTTATCAATTCAAACATCAATCGCAGAAGAATCGAACCAATCCCGTGGAAATGAGTCCAATGCTCCTCCAATCGAAGAACGACGTCGGAGTCAACCGTGAAACTACCGGCAAAAGAAAACTATCCGATCAAACATTGAGCAAACTTAGAGGATTTGAGTTCATTCGGCAGGATCAGAACAAACCAAACAACGAATCGAAAGATAATAGCAGCCAGGCGAGTCACACTGCTAAGGCAGCTAAAATAACGGAAACGAGCGTTTTCGTGACACTTGGAGAGCAGAGAGATCCGGATGAGGATTTGGCATTTTTAGATGCTATTGACTTTTGATCTCTTGTCaagtaaaaaacgaaaataaaaacttaaGCTAGTTTCAACACGCTTTTTATTTACAGTTCAAATACAGCGTCGTGAAATATGTAACAACTCGAACAGGCTATTTGCCTTTCAACGATAAGAAAAAAATCTATACCAATAAAATACATAACCGCGAACATTCTCGAAAACATTTCATTTCAAGTCTTAACCATTTCATGCATCCTAGAATCAGGGTGCTTTCAATTTTGTGCTTCGAACGGCTGACTTCGAGAAAACTTCGGCCAAACAAATATAATTTCGATCGTTCAGGATTAACACTGAACAAAATGCTGTCTAGCTGATAAACAGAGAAAAATCTATCCCTGTCTGCTAATTAGATTAGTGTGCTCACTGGTTCTGTTTGCAACTTTCGTCTGTGGTATGATTCGTTCGATAGCATCCAATTATGATGGCGGAACATAAGATCAACTCATTTGTATTTAAC
This genomic window contains:
- the LOC131432309 gene encoding DET1 homolog — protein: MNSSTSSKNDPQDVVCSERIKFRRLHSQNIVHRLRYREMGLGVKSPQHMVREFYQNVYPNLTIVNVEKPPCYLRKFSPDGRFLIAFSSDQASLEIYQYMGCSAAASLFQDWEDTELIINDGTGGRSYDIRSQIFDKLFKIRHIVNMENNEKQLNRECSLFTNDGRYVIIGAAVFIPEENRPHFYELYTNNEAIKPTATCPLEDYTLYIIDLQNGRISDSKDFKVDKIILSHNQGVYLYNDTLAILSIQHQTVYIYSIAEGTFIMERTIGRFCCPDESYLYGLGTATGRSGNFFNLRAFREPTINSLKHRMLVFLFHQAKIKVDTDEDTLALRKFYRRFDEYRNLRMWKMQLLDDDHLLIKYASEDVVTLKIVETNIQNSIFVIYNIWKSQIIGIYGNQSPELLFLYENFCDSFRNANLAHQTQFTCSPSNNIYSNLIHQRFKQTLIGARGGGVQEATKRILVQLPISAQSYSSSPYLDLSLFSYDDKWVSAMERPKACAEFPIRFFARDSGLLKFRIYAGVQNQQPSSSSRRLVAFTFHPTEPFAISVQRINTDYIANFHIRHAGARVLR
- the LOC131430380 gene encoding DNA helicase MCM9-like isoform X2; protein product: MLFDSIAKHITSKEKTHQSLARLQRKQLALYDALLRDSRQELPKWNASLIEAQKYLVEGNKFLEAGFQIKQNCYVRFVNMPPTSVQVVHNVAFPNNDHVGHFLQVKGRVFRMSQANFLEFKREYVCNRCRHEFTIEAQYEQSYVFDVPRSCPMALETGCKGFPEQKSAQPHTDYCRHSQEVRIQEIQSDKNIPTMLVITLENDLVDSCQPGDCVTIVGTVERRWRPLVAGRKTVATVSMLANSVCKDDTKMASGKELPEHLVLTKADWQNTVKDIGESAARDLLVQSICPEIYGMYPVKLALALSLASCTDRYIGCETAVRGHSHLLLIGDPGMAKSRLLKRVSEIAVRSIFTTGVGCSTAGLTAAAVKENGEWQLEAGALVLADGGVCCIDEFNLMREIDKGSLHEAMEQQRISMAKAGLVCKLSSRCVVLAATNPKHLYSMIEIGQTSNLGVGGPLLSRFDVVLSLSASDDVNWHSPMSNHVLSLAVVEESRERYAQTPSGGHWELERLQTHFQAIRDIHPKISNDANTILSAYYKRCRLNSDGTLARTTVRLLDSLVRISQAHTRLMFREEVTALDALVAVRLMDSSWGFGKIFRPIDLLRAPLPLGPDSAEIAEMLQILQLSKLVQEIRVEQVDRSKLNQYQQKLAATAKKKDATPVNKWDTVSVSPMSKFAELVLRDLDNNNKSDNKPAATDIDPNRFQSQKRSTSDVGDLYSKYSFTQNRKNATKKIKVSEPTRLHSSKKVASKNTMPLDASLKENLGNGELDCILSSLRQNFMKELSKATQPNIEEIIPQSSQVTSSGRSQTLREESFNAMLDVSNLLDDDELATNDSQQKNIQTAISLASTETGLSVFNDCTLVRTNSVETFPSIQLNRDHTPLVNPIAEKATISYNSMNKFQFKRPQKDQLRVSQMLTPSASAKFPANASAPFLNIKSLRDESDRRFTCENQNNATDSLCSTYSNTVMASEAKESVSRYQFKHQSQKNRTNPVEMSPMLLQSKNDVGVNRETTGKRKLSDQTLSKLRGFEFIRQDQNKPNNESKDNSSQASHTAKAAKITETSVFVTLGEQRDPDEDLAFLDAIDF
- the LOC131430380 gene encoding DNA helicase MCM9-like isoform X1, which translates into the protein MEEYLIKYYEEEISDLLNNSDDIIHVSLTVNLARLQRKQLALYDALLRDSRQELPKWNASLIEAQKYLVEGNKFLEAGFQIKQNCYVRFVNMPPTSVQVVHNVAFPNNDHVGHFLQVKGRVFRMSQANFLEFKREYVCNRCRHEFTIEAQYEQSYVFDVPRSCPMALETGCKGFPEQKSAQPHTDYCRHSQEVRIQEIQSDKNIPTMLVITLENDLVDSCQPGDCVTIVGTVERRWRPLVAGRKTVATVSMLANSVCKDDTKMASGKELPEHLVLTKADWQNTVKDIGESAARDLLVQSICPEIYGMYPVKLALALSLASCTDRYIGCETAVRGHSHLLLIGDPGMAKSRLLKRVSEIAVRSIFTTGVGCSTAGLTAAAVKENGEWQLEAGALVLADGGVCCIDEFNLMREIDKGSLHEAMEQQRISMAKAGLVCKLSSRCVVLAATNPKHLYSMIEIGQTSNLGVGGPLLSRFDVVLSLSASDDVNWHSPMSNHVLSLAVVEESRERYAQTPSGGHWELERLQTHFQAIRDIHPKISNDANTILSAYYKRCRLNSDGTLARTTVRLLDSLVRISQAHTRLMFREEVTALDALVAVRLMDSSWGFGKIFRPIDLLRAPLPLGPDSAEIAEMLQILQLSKLVQEIRVEQVDRSKLNQYQQKLAATAKKKDATPVNKWDTVSVSPMSKFAELVLRDLDNNNKSDNKPAATDIDPNRFQSQKRSTSDVGDLYSKYSFTQNRKNATKKIKVSEPTRLHSSKKVASKNTMPLDASLKENLGNGELDCILSSLRQNFMKELSKATQPNIEEIIPQSSQVTSSGRSQTLREESFNAMLDVSNLLDDDELATNDSQQKNIQTAISLASTETGLSVFNDCTLVRTNSVETFPSIQLNRDHTPLVNPIAEKATISYNSMNKFQFKRPQKDQLRVSQMLTPSASAKFPANASAPFLNIKSLRDESDRRFTCENQNNATDSLCSTYSNTVMASEAKESVSRYQFKHQSQKNRTNPVEMSPMLLQSKNDVGVNRETTGKRKLSDQTLSKLRGFEFIRQDQNKPNNESKDNSSQASHTAKAAKITETSVFVTLGEQRDPDEDLAFLDAIDF
- the LOC131430380 gene encoding DNA helicase MCM9-like isoform X3; translation: MPPTSVQVVHNVAFPNNDHVGHFLQVKGRVFRMSQANFLEFKREYVCNRCRHEFTIEAQYEQSYVFDVPRSCPMALETGCKGFPEQKSAQPHTDYCRHSQEVRIQEIQSDKNIPTMLVITLENDLVDSCQPGDCVTIVGTVERRWRPLVAGRKTVATVSMLANSVCKDDTKMASGKELPEHLVLTKADWQNTVKDIGESAARDLLVQSICPEIYGMYPVKLALALSLASCTDRYIGCETAVRGHSHLLLIGDPGMAKSRLLKRVSEIAVRSIFTTGVGCSTAGLTAAAVKENGEWQLEAGALVLADGGVCCIDEFNLMREIDKGSLHEAMEQQRISMAKAGLVCKLSSRCVVLAATNPKHLYSMIEIGQTSNLGVGGPLLSRFDVVLSLSASDDVNWHSPMSNHVLSLAVVEESRERYAQTPSGGHWELERLQTHFQAIRDIHPKISNDANTILSAYYKRCRLNSDGTLARTTVRLLDSLVRISQAHTRLMFREEVTALDALVAVRLMDSSWGFGKIFRPIDLLRAPLPLGPDSAEIAEMLQILQLSKLVQEIRVEQVDRSKLNQYQQKLAATAKKKDATPVNKWDTVSVSPMSKFAELVLRDLDNNNKSDNKPAATDIDPNRFQSQKRSTSDVGDLYSKYSFTQNRKNATKKIKVSEPTRLHSSKKVASKNTMPLDASLKENLGNGELDCILSSLRQNFMKELSKATQPNIEEIIPQSSQVTSSGRSQTLREESFNAMLDVSNLLDDDELATNDSQQKNIQTAISLASTETGLSVFNDCTLVRTNSVETFPSIQLNRDHTPLVNPIAEKATISYNSMNKFQFKRPQKDQLRVSQMLTPSASAKFPANASAPFLNIKSLRDESDRRFTCENQNNATDSLCSTYSNTVMASEAKESVSRYQFKHQSQKNRTNPVEMSPMLLQSKNDVGVNRETTGKRKLSDQTLSKLRGFEFIRQDQNKPNNESKDNSSQASHTAKAAKITETSVFVTLGEQRDPDEDLAFLDAIDF